In Streptomyces capitiformicae, one genomic interval encodes:
- a CDS encoding CHAD domain-containing protein, producing MATQHLDPTDPTAVPADALAGYLRARATEFLRALRTYRETGGGTAAGTEESTDAALALRRSARRISGTLHTFRPLLDADWSESLRPELAWLSGTLGREHAYAARLDRLVTALNRLSGATTFPTQSAAGNRSTSTRSAAGPAAGTRSTATPATDSRSAPAPAVGSRSAGAERVGDGGPPAHGGPPARAKPRVGEKPRVGEKPRVGEKPRVGEEPGTAGPGTRPTATPDRGNLTVGAAKAGALLDRQLTLARTRAHSAALQALGSSRFHAVADNVAVLASEVPLTPTAATADLRPLAAAAHDRLRDAVTGLPLLTAGHPYNAEALIHGLSPDTAPHPQDAPWHQVRLLLRLHRYALEVRHGDAVPPDLRLLAACEALNRHRDASEAASAAASAARTPRIAPATAYALGVLHADQRHEVEAARFAFQQSWQKEAVSTP from the coding sequence GTGGCAACGCAACACCTTGACCCCACGGACCCCACCGCCGTGCCCGCGGACGCCCTCGCCGGGTATCTGCGGGCGCGTGCCACGGAGTTCCTGCGCGCGCTGCGCACCTACCGGGAGACCGGTGGGGGCACAGCCGCCGGAACCGAGGAGTCCACCGACGCGGCCCTCGCCCTGCGCCGCTCGGCCCGCCGCATCAGCGGCACCCTCCACACCTTCCGGCCCCTCCTGGACGCGGACTGGTCCGAATCCCTCCGCCCCGAACTCGCCTGGCTCTCCGGCACGTTGGGCCGCGAACACGCCTACGCGGCCCGCCTGGACCGCCTGGTCACAGCCCTGAACCGCCTCTCGGGCGCGACAACGTTCCCGACCCAGTCGGCAGCGGGCAACCGCTCCACGAGCACCCGTTCCGCCGCCGGCCCCGCCGCGGGCACCCGTTCCACCGCCACCCCCGCTACGGACAGCCGTTCCGCCCCCGCCCCCGCTGTGGGCAGTCGTTCCGCTGGGGCGGAACGGGTGGGCGATGGGGGTCCCCCCGCTCATGGGGGTCCCCCCGCTCGAGCGAAGCCGAGAGTGGGGGAGAAGCCGAGAGTGGGGGAGAAGCCGAGAGTGGGGGAGAAGCCGAGAGTGGGGGAGGAACCCGGCACCGCCGGCCCAGGTACCCGCCCCACAGCAACCCCGGACCGGGGCAACCTCACGGTAGGCGCGGCAAAAGCGGGCGCCCTACTGGACCGCCAGCTCACCCTCGCCCGCACCCGAGCCCACTCCGCCGCCCTGCAAGCCCTCGGCTCCTCCCGCTTCCACGCCGTCGCGGACAACGTCGCCGTCCTCGCCAGCGAGGTCCCGCTCACCCCCACCGCGGCCACCGCCGACCTCCGCCCCCTGGCCGCCGCCGCCCACGACCGCCTTCGCGACGCGGTCACCGGCCTCCCCCTGCTCACCGCCGGCCACCCCTACAACGCCGAGGCCCTCATCCACGGACTCTCCCCCGACACCGCCCCCCACCCCCAGGACGCCCCCTGGCACCAGGTCCGCCTCCTCCTGCGCCTGCACCGCTACGCCCTCGAGGTCCGCCACGGCGACGCGGTACCCCCGGACCTGCGCCTCCTCGCCGCCTGCGAGGCCCTCAACCGCCACCGCGACGCCTCCGAGGCGGCCTCCGCGGCGGCCTCCGCCGCCCGCACCCCCCGCATCGCCCCGGCCACCGCCTACGCCCTCGGCGTCCTCCACGCCGACCAGCGCCACGAAGTGGAGGCAGCCCGTTTCGCGTTCCAGCAGTCCTGGCAGAAGGAGGCGGTGAGCACCCCTTGA
- a CDS encoding GntR family transcriptional regulator: MVEYRIDRRSGVATYLQIVQQTKQALRLGLLEPGDKLPTAREVVEATAINPNTVLKAYRELEREGLVEARRGLGTFVRKSLGSTPADSPLHAELSAWTDRAREAGLERDDVAALFNSVLEEHFKEEHLKGDDA; this comes from the coding sequence GTGGTCGAGTACCGAATCGACCGGCGCAGCGGAGTCGCCACCTACCTGCAGATCGTCCAGCAGACCAAACAGGCTCTGCGCCTCGGCCTGCTGGAACCAGGGGACAAGCTGCCCACGGCCCGCGAGGTCGTGGAGGCCACGGCGATCAACCCGAACACCGTCCTGAAGGCCTACCGCGAGTTGGAGCGCGAGGGCCTGGTCGAGGCACGGCGGGGTCTCGGCACGTTCGTACGGAAGTCGCTGGGGTCGACCCCGGCGGACTCCCCGTTGCATGCCGAGCTGTCCGCCTGGACGGACCGGGCCCGCGAGGCGGGACTCGAACGGGACGACGTGGCCGCGCTTTTCAACTCCGTACTGGAAGAACACTTCAAGGAAGAACACCTCAAGGGGGACGACGCATGA
- a CDS encoding RNA degradosome polyphosphate kinase — protein sequence MSQSNAQATQVQHPQPSVGSIAAHRRHTTTAAVSDLEPDLDADLDAYEEAPYDGEQLPQGRFLDRERSWLAFNERVLELAEDPNTPLLERANFLAIFASNLDEFFMVRVAGLKRRIATGVATKSASGLKPREVLEMIWARSRELMARHAACFHEDVAPALAEEGIHLVRWSELTEKEQARLFTLFKHQIFPVLTPLAVDPAHPFPYISGLSLNLAVVVRNPVSGHRHFARVKVPPLLSRFLEASPNRYVPLEDVIAAHLEELFPGMEVLEHHTFRLTRNEDLEVEEDDAENLLQALEKELMRRRFGPPVRLEVEESIDQYVLDLLVRELKIKEAEVYPLPGPLDLTGLFGIGGLDRPELKYPKFIAGTHRDLAEVESASAPDIFAALRERDVLLHHPYDSFSTSVQAFLEQAADDPDVLAIKQTLYRTSGDSPIVDALIDAAESGKQVLVLVEIKARFDEQANIKWAKKLEEAGCHVVYGLVGLKTHCKLSLVVRQEGETLRRYSHVGTGNYHPKTARLYEDLGLLTADPQVGADLSDLFNRLSGYSRRETYRRLLVAPKSLRDGLIARIAKEVQHHRAGRPAHVRIKVNSMVDEALIDACYRASQAGVPVDIWVRGICAVRPGVPGLSDNVRVRSVLGRFLEHSRIFGFGNGGEPEVWIGSADMMHRNLDRRIEALVRVTDPAHRAALNRLLETGMSDTTSSWHLGPDGEWTRHSTDSDGQPLRNVQEMLIDARRRRRGNATP from the coding sequence ATGAGCCAGTCCAACGCCCAGGCAACCCAGGTCCAGCACCCGCAGCCTTCCGTCGGTTCCATAGCCGCCCACCGCCGGCACACCACGACGGCCGCGGTCTCCGACCTGGAACCCGACCTCGACGCCGACCTCGACGCGTACGAGGAGGCCCCGTACGACGGCGAGCAGCTGCCCCAGGGCCGCTTCCTGGACCGGGAGCGCAGCTGGCTCGCGTTCAACGAGCGGGTCCTCGAACTCGCCGAGGACCCCAACACGCCCCTGCTCGAACGGGCGAACTTCCTGGCGATCTTCGCCAGCAACCTGGACGAGTTCTTCATGGTCCGCGTGGCCGGCCTGAAGCGCCGTATCGCCACCGGTGTGGCCACGAAGTCCGCCTCCGGCCTCAAGCCCCGCGAGGTGCTGGAGATGATCTGGGCCCGCTCCCGCGAGCTGATGGCCCGGCATGCCGCCTGCTTCCACGAGGACGTCGCCCCCGCGCTGGCCGAGGAGGGCATCCACCTCGTCCGCTGGAGCGAGCTGACGGAGAAGGAGCAGGCCCGCCTCTTCACGCTGTTCAAGCACCAGATCTTCCCGGTCCTCACCCCGCTGGCCGTGGACCCGGCCCACCCCTTCCCGTACATCTCGGGTCTCTCGCTGAACCTGGCCGTGGTCGTCCGCAACCCGGTCTCGGGTCACCGGCACTTCGCCCGGGTCAAGGTCCCGCCGCTGCTCTCCCGCTTCCTGGAGGCCTCCCCGAACCGGTACGTGCCGCTCGAGGACGTGATCGCCGCCCACCTCGAAGAGCTGTTCCCGGGCATGGAGGTCCTTGAGCACCACACCTTCCGCCTCACCCGGAACGAGGACCTGGAGGTCGAGGAGGACGACGCCGAGAACCTGCTCCAGGCCCTGGAGAAGGAGCTCATGCGGCGCCGCTTCGGCCCGCCGGTGCGCCTGGAGGTCGAGGAGTCCATCGACCAGTACGTCCTGGACCTGCTGGTACGCGAGCTGAAGATCAAGGAGGCCGAGGTCTACCCGCTGCCGGGCCCTCTCGACCTCACCGGTCTCTTCGGCATCGGCGGCCTGGACCGCCCCGAGCTGAAGTACCCGAAGTTCATCGCCGGCACCCACCGCGACCTGGCGGAGGTCGAGTCGGCGTCGGCACCCGACATATTCGCCGCCCTGCGCGAGCGCGACGTCCTGCTGCACCACCCGTACGACAGCTTCTCCACGTCCGTACAGGCCTTCCTGGAGCAGGCGGCCGACGACCCGGACGTCCTCGCGATCAAGCAGACCCTGTACCGGACCTCGGGCGACTCCCCGATCGTCGACGCGCTGATCGACGCCGCCGAGTCCGGCAAGCAGGTCCTCGTCCTGGTGGAGATCAAGGCCCGCTTCGACGAGCAGGCCAACATCAAGTGGGCGAAGAAGCTGGAGGAGGCGGGCTGCCACGTGGTCTACGGCCTCGTCGGCCTCAAGACCCACTGCAAGCTGTCCCTGGTGGTCCGCCAGGAAGGCGAGACCCTCCGCCGCTACTCGCACGTGGGCACCGGCAACTACCACCCGAAGACGGCCCGGCTCTACGAGGACCTGGGCCTGCTGACGGCCGACCCGCAGGTCGGCGCGGACCTGTCCGACCTGTTCAACCGGCTCTCCGGCTACTCCCGCCGCGAGACCTACCGCCGGCTGCTCGTCGCGCCCAAGTCCCTGCGCGACGGCCTGATCGCCCGCATCGCCAAGGAAGTCCAGCACCACCGTGCCGGACGTCCCGCGCATGTCCGCATCAAGGTCAACTCGATGGTGGACGAGGCCCTCATCGACGCCTGCTACCGCGCCTCCCAGGCCGGCGTGCCGGTCGACATCTGGGTGCGCGGCATCTGCGCCGTACGTCCGGGTGTCCCCGGCCTGTCGGACAACGTGCGCGTACGGTCCGTGCTCGGCCGTTTCCTGGAGCACTCCCGGATCTTCGGCTTCGGTAACGGCGGCGAGCCCGAGGTGTGGATCGGCAGCGCCGACATGATGCACCGCAACCTCGACCGCCGGATAGAAGCCCTGGTACGGGTGACCGACCCGGCCCACCGGGCGGCCCTCAACCGCCTGCTGGAGACCGGTATGTCCGACACGACCTCCTCCTGGCACCTCGGTCCGGACGGCGAGTGGACCCGGCACTCGACGGACTCGGACGGCCAGCCCCTGCGCAATGTCCAGGAGATGCTCATTGACGCCCGGAGGCGCCGGCGTGGCAACGCAACACCTTGA
- the mshD gene encoding mycothiol synthase — protein sequence MTSDDTARPGAAARSIETRLELPPAQKDAVLTLLEEAAQVDGQQAVSEQGRLQLRGGPREGIRHLLLTVGDQLVGYAQLEDTDLVEAPAAELVVRPSHRGHGHGRALGSALLAESGKRLRVWAHGGHSAARHLAQVLGLTLFRELRQMRRSLADFDPPEPVLPDGVTVRTFVPGEDDGAWLAANADAFAHHPEQGSLTQRDLDDRKTEPWFDPAGFFLAFRDGELIGFHWTKVHAAEQLGEVYVVGVRPGAQGGGLGKALTTIGLRHLATQGLPTAMLYVDADNKAAVTVYERLGFATYETDLMYRSET from the coding sequence ATGACCAGCGACGACACGGCTCGGCCCGGCGCAGCCGCACGCAGTATCGAAACCCGCCTGGAACTGCCCCCCGCCCAGAAGGACGCCGTACTCACCCTCCTCGAAGAGGCCGCCCAGGTCGACGGCCAACAGGCAGTGTCCGAGCAGGGCCGGCTGCAACTCCGCGGCGGCCCCCGTGAGGGCATCCGGCACCTCCTCCTCACCGTTGGCGACCAACTGGTCGGCTACGCCCAACTGGAGGACACGGACCTCGTGGAGGCTCCTGCCGCCGAGCTGGTCGTCCGCCCCTCCCACCGGGGCCACGGCCACGGCCGGGCCCTCGGCTCCGCCCTCCTCGCCGAGTCCGGCAAACGCCTGCGCGTCTGGGCGCACGGTGGCCACTCCGCCGCCCGCCACCTCGCCCAGGTCCTGGGTCTCACCCTCTTCCGCGAACTGCGCCAGATGCGCCGCTCCCTCGCCGACTTCGACCCGCCCGAGCCGGTCCTCCCCGACGGCGTCACCGTCCGCACCTTCGTCCCCGGCGAGGACGACGGGGCCTGGCTCGCCGCGAACGCGGACGCCTTCGCCCACCACCCCGAACAGGGCAGCCTCACCCAGCGCGACCTCGACGACCGCAAGACCGAGCCCTGGTTCGACCCGGCCGGCTTCTTCCTGGCCTTCCGGGACGGTGAACTCATCGGCTTCCACTGGACCAAGGTCCACGCCGCCGAACAGCTCGGCGAGGTCTACGTCGTCGGCGTCCGCCCCGGCGCCCAGGGCGGCGGCCTCGGCAAGGCCCTCACCACGATCGGCCTGCGCCACCTGGCCACCCAGGGCCTGCCCACCGCGATGCTCTACGTCGACGCCGACAACAAGGCGGCGGTGACCGTGTACGAGCGCCTCGGTTTCGCGACGTACGAGACGGACCTGATGTACCGCAGCGAAACCTGA
- a CDS encoding ABC transporter permease, whose protein sequence is MTTTAAPATTTPAGLEDPGRRPRGLTWTVLRLHRPALLVWAAYVLLLAGWLLWLRFVTLEQARTKLPGCPLSESDCVDAEALITFGDGVSTAATLIAYLTYGVAAWAGASLIGRELERGTAQLAWAQSVTPTRWLVARLAVPAALLALGTTVLFLLYRELWAPKHDMYGYQWYNPDPMVALGPLTVAYALCGLAVGALAGLALKRALPALVVALGFMALFHVYLDRNTRWLWPTERLTGFAASRVPNDAQHIDLGVITEAGTRADDVLLNCFGAEADESLSACMTNHNITGLYADVHPPSHFWPLHLMATGIVLTVTALAVTAAFWLLRRRTATH, encoded by the coding sequence ATGACCACCACCGCCGCACCCGCCACCACCACTCCCGCCGGCCTTGAGGACCCGGGCCGGCGCCCCCGTGGCCTGACCTGGACCGTCCTGCGCCTGCACCGCCCGGCGCTGCTCGTATGGGCCGCGTACGTACTGCTGCTGGCCGGATGGCTGCTGTGGCTGCGGTTCGTGACGCTGGAGCAGGCCCGGACGAAGCTGCCCGGCTGCCCGCTGTCGGAGTCCGACTGCGTCGACGCCGAGGCGCTGATCACCTTCGGCGACGGCGTCAGCACGGCCGCGACGCTCATCGCCTACCTCACCTACGGCGTCGCCGCCTGGGCCGGCGCCTCGCTCATCGGCCGTGAGCTGGAGCGCGGCACGGCCCAGCTGGCCTGGGCCCAGTCCGTCACCCCTACCCGCTGGCTGGTGGCCCGGCTGGCCGTGCCCGCCGCGCTCCTCGCCCTCGGCACGACCGTGCTGTTCCTGCTCTACCGCGAGCTCTGGGCACCGAAGCACGACATGTACGGCTACCAGTGGTACAACCCCGACCCCATGGTGGCCCTCGGCCCCCTGACGGTGGCGTACGCCCTGTGCGGGCTGGCCGTCGGCGCCTTGGCGGGCCTCGCCCTGAAGCGGGCACTGCCGGCGCTGGTCGTGGCCCTCGGCTTCATGGCCCTCTTCCACGTGTATCTCGACCGGAACACCAGATGGCTGTGGCCCACCGAGCGGCTCACGGGCTTCGCCGCGAGCAGGGTGCCGAACGACGCGCAGCACATCGACCTCGGCGTGATCACGGAGGCGGGCACCCGGGCCGACGACGTCCTCCTGAACTGCTTCGGCGCCGAGGCCGACGAGTCCCTCTCCGCGTGCATGACCAACCACAACATCACCGGTCTGTACGCCGACGTGCACCCGCCCTCCCACTTCTGGCCGCTGCATCTCATGGCCACCGGCATCGTCCTCACCGTCACCGCCCTCGCCGTCACCGCCGCCTTCTGGCTGCTCCGCCGCCGCACAGCCACCCACTGA
- a CDS encoding ABC transporter permease → MSAATVKAVGTAAEAPAPRPVSPARGLFRAMIRLHQSAVWFWGLLVVLTAGALLWAAGPGVDAAWAEYVKSGCLETDYCEVGPAYNKYETAVTFGTFVLSLAPELIGAWAGAALIARELETGTARLAWTQSVGPVRWLAAKLAVPAALIVSGTLLLTLLNRLVWWSEADLRRALNTRDWFDTATFTAHGTAATAHALLGLAIGVCAGLLLRRSLPALAVGLLGTALATSTLVSYRGSMWPAETLVVRTTEPDFIDLHPSSHYWPLQLVETGIALALAAVLVLLSFRLLRRHTGGTR, encoded by the coding sequence ATGAGCGCCGCGACCGTGAAGGCCGTCGGGACGGCGGCCGAGGCCCCGGCCCCCCGCCCCGTGAGCCCGGCCCGCGGCCTGTTCCGGGCCATGATCCGCCTGCACCAGTCGGCGGTGTGGTTCTGGGGACTGCTGGTGGTCCTGACCGCCGGGGCCCTGCTCTGGGCGGCCGGACCGGGCGTGGACGCCGCCTGGGCCGAGTACGTGAAGAGCGGGTGCCTGGAGACCGACTACTGCGAGGTCGGCCCGGCGTACAACAAGTACGAGACGGCCGTCACCTTCGGCACCTTCGTCCTGAGCCTCGCCCCGGAGCTGATCGGCGCCTGGGCGGGCGCCGCGCTGATCGCCCGCGAGCTGGAGACCGGCACCGCCCGGCTGGCCTGGACCCAGTCCGTCGGCCCGGTCCGCTGGCTGGCCGCCAAGCTCGCCGTCCCGGCGGCCCTGATCGTCTCGGGGACGCTCCTGCTGACTCTGTTGAACCGTTTGGTGTGGTGGTCGGAGGCCGACCTCCGCCGGGCGCTGAACACCCGGGACTGGTTCGACACCGCGACCTTCACGGCCCACGGCACCGCCGCCACCGCCCACGCCCTGCTCGGCCTGGCCATCGGTGTCTGCGCCGGCCTGCTGCTCCGCCGCTCGCTGCCCGCGCTCGCCGTCGGCCTGCTGGGCACGGCCCTCGCCACGAGCACCCTCGTGTCGTACCGCGGCAGCATGTGGCCGGCCGAGACCCTCGTCGTCAGGACCACGGAACCGGACTTCATCGACCTCCACCCCTCCTCCCACTACTGGCCCCTCCAGCTCGTCGAGACCGGCATCGCCCTCGCCCTCGCCGCCGTACTGGTCCTGCTCTCCTTCCGCCTCCTGCGCCGCCACACGGGAGGCACCCGATGA
- a CDS encoding ABC transporter ATP-binding protein yields MTSTALEAAALGKKFGRRKAGWALHDCTLRIPAGRVCALVGPNGAGKSTLLAHAAGLLAPTEGSIHVLGTTPAGARERIAYVAQDKPLYPQLTVAETLRLGRELNPGRWDAAVAGRVVDEGGLDRDAKIRSLSGGQRTRVALALALGKRPELLLLDEPMADLDPLARHQLMGTLLADSAEHGTTVVMSSHVVAELEGSCDHLLLLGEGRVRLAGPLDELLAAHTLVTGPAGDLAPHTVVESRTTGRQVTALIRPQGPVGAGWQTDEPTLEELVLAHLRAPQAPALTLVDGGDETEVQEAAV; encoded by the coding sequence ATGACCAGCACAGCTTTGGAGGCAGCCGCACTCGGCAAGAAGTTCGGCCGGCGGAAGGCCGGCTGGGCGCTGCACGACTGCACGCTGCGGATCCCGGCGGGGCGCGTCTGCGCGCTCGTCGGGCCGAACGGCGCGGGCAAGTCGACGCTCCTGGCCCACGCGGCCGGTCTGCTCGCGCCCACCGAGGGCAGCATCCACGTGCTGGGTACGACCCCGGCGGGGGCTCGCGAGCGCATCGCGTACGTCGCCCAGGACAAGCCCCTCTACCCGCAGCTCACCGTCGCCGAGACCCTGCGCCTGGGCCGGGAGCTCAACCCCGGGCGCTGGGACGCGGCCGTCGCCGGGCGGGTCGTGGACGAGGGCGGCCTGGACCGGGACGCCAAGATCCGCTCCCTCTCCGGCGGCCAGCGCACCCGGGTCGCGCTCGCTCTCGCCCTGGGCAAGCGCCCCGAACTGCTGCTCCTGGACGAGCCGATGGCCGACCTCGACCCGCTCGCCCGGCACCAGCTGATGGGCACCCTGCTCGCGGACTCCGCCGAGCACGGCACCACGGTTGTCATGTCCTCGCACGTGGTGGCCGAACTGGAGGGCTCCTGCGACCACTTGCTCCTCCTCGGTGAGGGCCGCGTCCGCCTCGCGGGCCCGCTGGACGAACTCCTCGCCGCGCACACCCTGGTCACCGGCCCGGCCGGCGACCTCGCCCCGCACACCGTCGTCGAGTCCCGTACGACAGGGCGTCAGGTCACCGCGCTCATCCGGCCGCAGGGCCCGGTCGGCGCCGGCTGGCAGACCGACGAACCGACCCTGGAGGAACTGGTCCTCGCCCACCTGCGGGCACCGCAGGCCCCGGCGCTCACCCTCGTGGACGGCGGCGACGAGACCGAGGTCCAGGAGGCCGCCGTATGA
- a CDS encoding ABC transporter permease produces the protein MTATTTTPARGGSRLRPRGLTWAMLRLHASAGSFWALLVALAAGALLWAYGPGGDAAWAEYDRPGCHDGEPNLGCDYSGPAYDRYDTAVQLSSAVIGLAPILAALWAGAALIGRELENGTAQLAWTQSVSPARWLTAKLAVPAALLTAGTLLLTLPHRLMWSEYIEKRGQWGTWEWHESQIFIANGPLATAHVLLGLAAGVLIGLLTRRSLTSLGYGFFAMVGLLYGFAALRPYLWPVVTATTSPKEGYPDTVGMIVTDGALGPGGDRVPDPCLSGGKCALGADGITGYYRDYHPSSHFWPLQLVETGIALALAALLVLAAFALLRRRTAGVSSPRTGGTTP, from the coding sequence ATGACCGCCACCACGACGACCCCCGCCCGCGGCGGCTCCCGCCTCCGCCCCCGCGGCCTGACCTGGGCGATGCTCCGCCTGCACGCCTCGGCGGGGTCGTTCTGGGCACTGCTCGTGGCCCTGGCCGCCGGGGCACTGCTCTGGGCGTACGGGCCGGGCGGGGACGCCGCCTGGGCCGAGTACGACCGGCCGGGCTGCCACGACGGGGAGCCGAACCTGGGCTGCGACTACTCGGGCCCGGCGTACGACCGGTACGACACGGCCGTCCAGCTCAGCTCGGCCGTCATCGGCCTCGCCCCGATCCTGGCCGCCCTCTGGGCGGGCGCCGCGCTGATCGGCCGCGAGCTGGAGAACGGCACGGCACAGCTGGCCTGGACCCAGTCCGTCTCACCCGCCCGCTGGCTGACCGCCAAGCTCGCCGTGCCCGCCGCCCTGCTCACCGCCGGCACGCTCCTGCTGACCCTGCCGCACCGGCTGATGTGGTCGGAGTACATCGAGAAACGGGGCCAGTGGGGCACCTGGGAGTGGCACGAGAGCCAGATCTTCATCGCCAACGGCCCCCTCGCCACCGCCCACGTCCTGCTCGGCCTCGCCGCCGGCGTCCTGATCGGCCTGCTCACCCGCAGGTCCCTGACCTCGCTCGGCTACGGTTTCTTCGCCATGGTGGGCCTGCTCTACGGGTTCGCGGCGCTGCGCCCGTACCTGTGGCCGGTCGTGACCGCGACGACGTCGCCGAAGGAGGGCTATCCGGACACCGTCGGCATGATCGTCACGGATGGCGCCCTGGGCCCCGGCGGTGACCGGGTCCCGGACCCATGTCTCTCCGGCGGGAAGTGCGCCCTCGGTGCCGACGGCATCACCGGCTACTACCGCGACTACCACCCGTCCTCCCACTTCTGGCCCCTCCAGCTCGTCGAGACCGGGATCGCCCTCGCCCTCGCCGCCCTGCTGGTCCTGGCCGCCTTCGCCCTGCTGCGCCGCCGTACGGCGGGCGTCTCGTCCCCGCGTACGGGAGGCACCACCCCATGA
- a CDS encoding bifunctional metallophosphatase/5'-nucleotidase encodes MSATPQAQRRRSRRNRILALAAGIATVGALAAAIPASAGEAKTYKPGKGKLSRYQDVQLLSFNDLHGNLEPPAGSSGRVTHVHEDGHTETINAGGVEYLATHLRKAREDNKYSITAAAGDMVGASPLISGLFHDEPTIEALNGLDLDVTSVGNHEFDEGAKELARLQKGGCHPTDGCYVEGEEFEGANFPYLAANVIDDKTKKPLLKPYWVWKKNGVKIGFIGVTLEGTPGVVSAEGVKGLTFKDEVETINKYAKVLERQGVKSVVALIHEGGAPASQAYNYDCDSPGAGDGISGPIVDIAKNITPKVDALVTGHTHAAYACTINDPSGKPRTVTSAASFGRLYTDTTLTYDRWSGDISRTAVKSANHVVTRDVEKAADMTALINRWNTLAAPIGNRAIGYISADVPNTGTESPMGDLIADAQLAAGKALDPETDLALMNPGGVRAPLTYAAKGTEGDGVVTYAEGFTVQPFSNTVNLQDFTGAQLISVLQEQVSGSNTASPKILLPSTGFTYTLDLTKSGADRIVVDSVKLNGAAINPTATYRVATNSFLAGGGDSIPTLGQGTNDLVGGDDLAALEAYLLANSSATSPLAPPVANRITIVQKQ; translated from the coding sequence ATGTCAGCCACACCCCAGGCGCAGCGCCGTAGAAGCCGCCGTAACCGGATCCTCGCCCTCGCGGCCGGGATCGCGACCGTCGGCGCGCTGGCGGCCGCCATTCCGGCGAGCGCCGGTGAGGCCAAGACGTACAAGCCGGGCAAGGGCAAGCTGAGCCGGTACCAGGATGTGCAGCTGCTGTCGTTCAACGACCTGCACGGCAACCTGGAGCCGCCGGCCGGTTCCTCGGGCCGGGTCACGCATGTCCACGAGGACGGCCACACCGAGACGATCAACGCCGGTGGTGTCGAGTACCTGGCCACGCATCTGCGCAAGGCCCGCGAGGACAACAAGTACTCCATCACGGCGGCCGCCGGTGACATGGTCGGCGCCTCCCCGCTGATCTCCGGTCTGTTCCACGACGAGCCCACCATCGAGGCGCTCAACGGCCTCGACCTGGACGTGACCAGCGTCGGCAACCACGAGTTCGACGAGGGTGCCAAGGAACTGGCCCGTCTGCAGAAGGGCGGCTGCCACCCCACCGACGGCTGTTACGTCGAGGGTGAGGAGTTCGAGGGCGCGAACTTCCCGTACCTCGCCGCGAACGTCATCGACGACAAGACGAAGAAGCCGCTCCTGAAGCCCTACTGGGTGTGGAAGAAGAACGGCGTCAAGATCGGCTTCATCGGTGTGACCCTGGAGGGCACCCCGGGCGTCGTCTCCGCCGAGGGCGTCAAGGGCCTCACCTTCAAGGACGAGGTCGAGACGATCAACAAGTACGCCAAGGTGCTGGAGCGCCAGGGCGTCAAGTCGGTCGTCGCGCTGATCCACGAGGGCGGTGCGCCCGCCTCGCAGGCGTACAACTACGACTGCGACTCGCCCGGCGCCGGTGACGGCATCTCCGGTCCGATCGTCGACATCGCCAAGAACATCACCCCGAAGGTCGACGCCCTCGTCACCGGCCACACGCACGCCGCGTACGCCTGCACGATCAACGACCCCTCGGGCAAGCCGCGCACGGTCACCTCGGCCGCGTCCTTCGGCCGCCTCTACACCGACACGACGCTGACGTACGACCGCTGGAGCGGGGACATCTCCCGTACGGCCGTGAAGTCCGCCAACCACGTGGTCACGCGTGACGTCGAGAAGGCCGCCGACATGACGGCCCTCATCAACAGGTGGAACACCCTCGCGGCGCCGATCGGCAACCGCGCCATCGGCTACATATCCGCCGACGTCCCCAACACCGGCACCGAGTCCCCGATGGGCGACCTCATCGCCGACGCGCAACTCGCCGCCGGCAAGGCGCTCGACCCCGAGACCGACCTCGCCCTGATGAACCCCGGTGGTGTGCGCGCGCCGCTCACCTACGCGGCCAAGGGCACCGAGGGCGACGGCGTGGTGACCTACGCCGAGGGCTTCACCGTCCAGCCGTTCTCCAACACCGTGAACCTGCAGGACTTCACGGGTGCCCAGCTGATCTCGGTCCTCCAGGAGCAGGTCTCCGGCTCGAACACCGCGTCCCCGAAGATCCTCCTGCCGTCGACCGGGTTCACGTACACCCTCGACCTGACGAAGTCCGGCGCCGACCGTATCGTCGTCGACTCCGTCAAGCTCAACGGTGCGGCCATCAACCCGACCGCCACGTACCGCGTCGCGACGAACAGCTTCCTCGCGGGCGGCGGCGACAGCATCCCCACGCTCGGCCAGGGCACGAACGACCTGGTCGGTGGTGACGACCTCGCGGCGCTGGAGGCGTACCTGCTCGCCAACTCGTCGGCGACGAGCCCGCTGGCCCCGCCGGTCGCGAACCGGATCACGATCGTGCAGAAGCAGTAG